One genomic segment of Amycolatopsis sp. WQ 127309 includes these proteins:
- a CDS encoding TetR/AcrR family transcriptional regulator yields MNSARPPGRPRTGVNEVVFAATLRTVHALGYAATVERIATAAGVAKTTIYRRWPSKGELIVDCLLDAFGPLPLTGASRVELMASSIRWIAAKIAEPGVGDAFAGVFSDAVSDPALREILAARLQDPYREALQDALDEPANRVLFFIDVVVGTLLHRMGMTGEPMADNDVAALVEMVLPHFTAGKRTG; encoded by the coding sequence ATGAATTCCGCCCGGCCCCCCGGCCGCCCCCGCACCGGCGTCAACGAGGTGGTCTTCGCGGCCACCTTGCGCACGGTCCACGCCCTCGGCTACGCGGCCACGGTGGAGCGCATCGCCACCGCGGCCGGCGTCGCCAAGACGACGATCTACCGCCGCTGGCCCTCGAAGGGCGAGCTGATCGTGGACTGCCTCCTGGACGCGTTCGGCCCGCTGCCCCTGACGGGCGCGAGCCGGGTGGAGCTGATGGCGTCGTCGATCCGCTGGATCGCGGCGAAGATCGCCGAGCCCGGGGTGGGCGACGCGTTCGCGGGCGTGTTCAGCGACGCCGTCAGCGACCCGGCCCTGCGCGAGATCCTGGCCGCCCGCCTGCAGGACCCGTACCGCGAGGCGCTCCAGGACGCCCTCGACGAGCCGGCGAACCGGGTCCTGTTCTTCATCGACGTCGTCGTCGGCACCCTGCTCCACCGCATGGGCATGACCGGCGAACCCATGGCGGACAACGACGTGGCGGCCCTGGTGGAGATGGTCCTGCCCCACTTCACCGCGGGGAAGCGCACCGGATGA
- a CDS encoding alpha/beta hydrolase — protein sequence MSETTLAQRPPEPDWSAITDEELVAYREAENRVRASAAARVITGEPDPGAAIAWQELALPGRDLPVRVHRPVAGNDVLPLVLHVHGGGFVGTAAQCDWVTSHVAARLPAVVVSVEHRLLDAVTPLAAAVDDGWDALRHLLDHAGPWGIDPARTAVFGESCGALICALAAIRAEDAGLPLRAQVLVNPAVDATATMLDYPSATEYDGSPTLTTGQLRLFQRLAVPPGADARAVSPLYAENLDGLAPALVVVPTDDPVADHGRRYAGRLRAAGTSVRLSEYPGAGHAFLSMPGVAPQAGAARAEILEFLRTALDAGADR from the coding sequence ATGAGCGAAACCACCTTGGCCCAGCGGCCGCCCGAGCCCGACTGGTCGGCCATCACCGACGAGGAACTGGTTGCCTACCGCGAGGCGGAGAACCGCGTCCGGGCGTCCGCGGCGGCGCGGGTGATCACCGGGGAACCGGATCCCGGCGCCGCGATCGCGTGGCAGGAACTGGCGTTGCCCGGCCGCGACCTGCCGGTCCGGGTGCACCGGCCGGTCGCGGGCAACGACGTCCTGCCGCTCGTGCTCCACGTGCACGGCGGCGGCTTCGTGGGCACGGCGGCGCAGTGCGACTGGGTCACCAGCCACGTCGCCGCCCGGCTGCCCGCGGTCGTCGTCTCGGTCGAGCACCGGCTCCTCGACGCCGTCACCCCGCTGGCGGCGGCCGTCGACGACGGCTGGGACGCGTTGCGGCACCTGCTGGACCACGCCGGGCCGTGGGGGATCGACCCGGCGCGGACCGCCGTCTTCGGCGAGAGCTGCGGTGCCTTGATCTGCGCGCTGGCCGCGATCCGGGCCGAGGACGCCGGCCTGCCGCTGCGGGCGCAGGTGCTGGTCAACCCCGCCGTCGACGCGACCGCCACGATGCTCGACTACCCGTCGGCCACCGAGTACGACGGCAGCCCGACGCTCACCACCGGGCAGCTGCGGCTGTTCCAGCGGCTCGCCGTGCCGCCGGGCGCCGACGCCCGCGCGGTTTCCCCGCTGTACGCCGAAAACCTCGACGGACTGGCGCCGGCGCTCGTGGTGGTGCCGACCGACGACCCGGTGGCCGACCACGGCCGTCGTTACGCCGGGCGGCTGCGCGCGGCCGGGACTTCCGTGCGGCTCAGCGAATACCCCGGCGCCGGGCACGCGTTCCTCAGCATGCCGGGCGTGGCGCCGCAGGCCGGGGCCGCGCGGGCGGAGATCCTCGAGTTCCTCCGCACTGCCCTCGACGCGGGAGCGGACCGGTGA
- a CDS encoding ricin-type beta-trefoil lectin domain protein: MFRSPSLKLIHTLVAVVTGVATVTGVAAAQDLGPQQVDQAVVQDGHARFEVLTPTLIRLEYAGDDRFQDLTTFNAVNRSFPAPAYTTTVTGGVREIRTAGLTLRYRQNSGPFTRDNTSVLLTTTNVTVAPLFPSYCAFGTACEAENGVPGGSAATAYDHTGNTGSGFLAGFTSVGASLAQDVSAVPSAGQYRLTVRYANAQGGDGQTTTRTLSTTVNGAPGPKLSLPATSSWNTWVTASVTVPLNAGTNAVRIDRKSGDSGNVNLDSLAVTTATGAYPAADTSLLTTAYGAGPKSVLGGWDRSLDNPEAVPTPQHPGLLDRDGWYLLDDTRSAVLNADRTVTDRASHGAQPYQDGYFFGYGKDFKQGLGDLNALTGGTALLPRSAYGVWFSRYFAYSDNDYRTSLLPKFRSSFTPIDWLVVDTDWKSPSQWNGWNWNTGLFPDPQGFLNWTKQQGLAVSLNIHTSIAGNDPRFAAANATAGGLIADGSNYVWDWSNPAHLRSYFDLHKPFDAQGVRTWWLDYCSGCGRSTASDTGVAPDNFINQAYADHAAAQGLRGFSFGRIGGAEQGGIHSSYPLGPWSERRNTLQFTGDTPLSWDMLAYEARFTPDEAAAGLSNVSHDIGSFHGGHLPDDLYARWLQLGAFQPIDRLHSDHGDRLPWDYPGAAGDSAEKFLRLRESLVPYTYTLAKQANQTGVPITRPLYLNYPDQDAAYTHPQEYLYGDNVLVAPITTASGSVSAWIPPGTWTDYFTGTVYTGPSTATITKPLSEMPVLVKAGGVVPLRTNYADNAAAPLDQLTLNVTAGADGNFSLYEDSGEGAGASSTTRFGWQDAAKTLTVDAAAGTSPAKAYTLRLANTAAPTAVSVDGQRLPETAWAYNAHSRTVTVTTASLPSNARHTVTLTGTAADNPAAGQVTGRGGLCLAVHGGASADGTALELAACDHSAGQQLTPPSGGGTVRVLGKCLDLAGGSTAAGTPVQLYTCNGTAAQAWSLTTAGKLLNAGRCLAATTAGDGMRLADCADTADQAWRFPPAPVTGPAGLCADVVDAYPASGSGVQLYGCNGTDAQRWSAPGDASLRTLGKCLDVVNAGTANTTPVQLWDCNGSAAQQWVAGAGGALRNVGSGRCLDDPDNAGKAGDRLRIYDCNSSAAQRFGLGS, encoded by the coding sequence GTGTTCCGATCACCGTCGCTGAAGCTGATCCACACCCTGGTCGCCGTCGTGACGGGCGTCGCCACGGTCACCGGTGTCGCCGCCGCCCAGGACCTCGGACCCCAGCAGGTGGACCAAGCCGTCGTCCAGGACGGGCACGCGCGGTTCGAGGTGCTGACGCCGACGCTGATCCGGCTCGAATACGCGGGCGACGACCGGTTCCAGGACCTGACCACCTTCAACGCCGTCAACCGGTCCTTCCCCGCACCGGCCTACACGACCACGGTGACCGGCGGCGTCCGCGAGATCAGGACCGCGGGCCTGACCCTGCGGTACCGGCAGAACAGCGGCCCGTTCACCCGCGACAACACGTCGGTGCTGCTCACGACGACGAACGTGACCGTCGCTCCCCTGTTCCCGTCCTACTGCGCCTTCGGCACGGCCTGCGAAGCCGAAAACGGCGTCCCGGGCGGGTCGGCGGCCACCGCCTACGACCACACCGGCAACACCGGCTCGGGCTTCCTCGCCGGCTTCACCTCGGTCGGGGCGTCGCTCGCCCAGGACGTCTCGGCGGTGCCGTCGGCCGGGCAGTACCGGCTCACCGTCCGCTACGCGAACGCCCAGGGCGGCGACGGCCAGACCACCACGCGCACGCTGTCCACCACCGTCAACGGCGCGCCCGGGCCGAAGCTCTCGCTGCCGGCGACGTCGTCCTGGAACACCTGGGTGACCGCGTCGGTGACGGTCCCGCTGAACGCCGGGACGAACGCCGTCCGGATCGACCGCAAATCCGGCGACTCGGGCAACGTCAACCTCGACAGCCTCGCCGTCACCACGGCCACCGGGGCCTACCCCGCCGCCGACACCTCGCTGCTCACCACGGCCTACGGCGCCGGCCCCAAGTCCGTGCTCGGCGGCTGGGACCGCTCGCTGGACAACCCGGAGGCCGTCCCGACGCCGCAGCACCCGGGCCTGCTCGACCGCGACGGCTGGTACCTGCTCGACGACACGCGCTCGGCGGTCCTCAACGCCGACCGCACCGTCACGGACCGGGCGTCGCACGGCGCGCAGCCCTACCAGGACGGCTACTTCTTCGGCTACGGCAAGGACTTCAAGCAGGGCCTGGGCGATCTCAACGCCCTCACCGGCGGCACGGCGCTGCTGCCCCGGTCCGCCTACGGCGTCTGGTTCTCCCGCTACTTCGCCTACTCCGACAACGACTACCGCACCTCGCTGCTGCCGAAGTTCCGCTCGAGCTTCACCCCGATCGACTGGCTGGTCGTCGACACCGACTGGAAGTCGCCGTCGCAGTGGAACGGCTGGAACTGGAACACCGGGCTCTTCCCGGACCCGCAAGGGTTCCTGAACTGGACGAAGCAGCAGGGCCTCGCCGTCTCGCTCAACATCCACACGTCCATCGCGGGCAACGACCCGCGCTTCGCGGCGGCGAACGCCACGGCGGGCGGCCTGATCGCCGACGGCTCGAACTACGTGTGGGACTGGTCGAACCCGGCGCACCTGCGCTCCTACTTCGACCTGCACAAGCCGTTCGACGCCCAGGGCGTCCGGACGTGGTGGCTGGACTACTGCTCCGGCTGCGGCCGGTCGACGGCGTCGGACACCGGTGTCGCGCCGGACAACTTCATCAACCAGGCCTACGCCGACCACGCGGCGGCCCAGGGCCTGCGCGGCTTCTCCTTCGGCCGCATCGGCGGCGCCGAACAGGGCGGCATCCACAGCAGCTACCCGCTCGGCCCGTGGTCGGAGCGCCGCAACACCCTCCAGTTCACCGGCGACACCCCGCTGAGCTGGGACATGCTCGCCTACGAAGCCCGCTTCACGCCGGACGAGGCGGCCGCCGGGCTCAGCAACGTCAGCCACGACATCGGCAGCTTCCACGGCGGGCACCTGCCCGACGACCTCTACGCGCGGTGGCTGCAGCTGGGTGCGTTCCAGCCGATCGACCGGCTGCACTCCGACCACGGCGACCGGCTGCCGTGGGACTACCCCGGCGCGGCGGGCGACAGCGCGGAGAAGTTCCTGCGGCTGCGCGAATCGCTGGTGCCCTACACCTACACCCTCGCCAAGCAGGCGAACCAGACCGGCGTGCCGATCACCCGGCCGCTCTACCTGAATTACCCGGACCAGGACGCGGCCTACACCCACCCGCAGGAGTACCTGTACGGCGACAACGTCCTCGTCGCGCCGATCACCACCGCAAGCGGCTCGGTCTCCGCGTGGATCCCGCCGGGCACCTGGACCGACTACTTCACCGGGACCGTCTACACGGGACCGTCGACGGCGACGATCACCAAGCCGCTGTCGGAGATGCCGGTGCTCGTCAAGGCGGGCGGCGTGGTGCCGCTGCGCACGAACTACGCCGACAACGCCGCCGCGCCGCTCGACCAGCTCACGCTGAACGTGACGGCCGGCGCCGACGGGAACTTCTCGCTGTACGAGGACTCCGGTGAAGGCGCCGGAGCGTCGTCGACGACCCGGTTCGGCTGGCAGGACGCCGCGAAGACGCTGACGGTCGACGCGGCCGCCGGCACCTCCCCGGCCAAGGCCTACACCCTGCGGCTGGCCAACACGGCCGCGCCGACGGCGGTTTCGGTCGACGGGCAGCGGCTGCCCGAGACGGCGTGGGCGTACAACGCGCACTCCCGCACGGTCACCGTGACGACGGCGAGCCTGCCGTCGAACGCCCGGCACACCGTCACCCTGACCGGCACCGCCGCCGACAACCCGGCGGCGGGCCAGGTGACCGGACGCGGCGGCCTGTGCCTCGCCGTCCACGGCGGCGCGTCGGCCGACGGCACGGCGCTGGAACTGGCCGCCTGCGACCACTCGGCGGGCCAGCAGCTCACCCCGCCGAGCGGTGGTGGCACGGTGCGCGTGCTCGGCAAGTGCCTCGACCTCGCCGGCGGCTCGACGGCCGCCGGCACGCCGGTCCAGCTCTACACCTGCAACGGGACGGCCGCGCAGGCGTGGAGCCTGACCACGGCGGGCAAGCTGCTGAACGCCGGCCGGTGCCTGGCCGCCACGACGGCGGGCGACGGGATGCGCCTGGCCGACTGCGCCGACACCGCCGACCAGGCCTGGCGCTTCCCGCCGGCGCCGGTCACCGGGCCGGCCGGGCTGTGCGCCGACGTCGTCGACGCCTACCCCGCGTCGGGCAGCGGGGTGCAGCTCTACGGCTGCAACGGCACCGACGCGCAGCGGTGGTCCGCGCCGGGTGATGCGTCGCTGCGGACGCTGGGGAAGTGCCTCGACGTCGTCAACGCCGGCACCGCGAACACCACCCCGGTCCAGCTGTGGGACTGCAACGGAAGCGCCGCGCAGCAGTGGGTCGCGGGTGCGGGCGGGGCGCTGCGCAACGTCGGCTCCGGGCGGTGCCTCGACGACCCGGACAACGCCGGGAAGGCCGGTGACCGGCTGCGGATCTACGACTGCAACTCCTCCGCCGCGCAACGGTTCGGTTTGGGGTCCTGA
- a CDS encoding sigma factor-like helix-turn-helix DNA-binding protein produces the protein MTTDSRTRPVLTWQSAETDLPGRMLTLVYRVAKQTGRSQRTSTALCRRVLAAAPEVDRRCRDAAAERQVRARVLVVLRADLAPRIERATLDAALRDAVLLDEVTQLPPRQRFALWSTAVDRLTTAELATRTGWTPPQIARLLRAALRTVTSSATLPE, from the coding sequence ATGACGACCGACAGCCGCACGCGGCCGGTGCTCACCTGGCAGTCCGCCGAAACCGATCTTCCCGGGCGGATGCTGACGCTGGTCTACCGCGTCGCGAAGCAGACCGGGCGCTCCCAGCGCACGAGCACGGCGTTGTGCCGCCGGGTGCTGGCCGCGGCCCCGGAGGTGGACCGGCGGTGCCGGGACGCGGCCGCCGAGCGGCAGGTGCGGGCCCGCGTGCTGGTGGTGCTGCGGGCGGACCTGGCGCCGCGGATCGAGCGCGCCACGCTGGACGCGGCCCTGCGCGACGCCGTCCTGCTCGACGAGGTGACGCAGCTGCCGCCGCGGCAGCGGTTCGCCCTGTGGTCCACCGCCGTCGACCGCCTCACGACCGCCGAACTCGCCACGCGCACGGGCTGGACGCCGCCGCAGATCGCCCGGCTGCTGCGGGCCGCGCTGCGGACCGTGACCTCGAGCGCGACGCTCCCGGAGTGA
- a CDS encoding STAS domain-containing protein, whose translation MSSNEPSEPPPLVIPDEQPALQCSVSRRGSAVVVAVADELDLLTVPEFSRTLTAIQAAAAGPVVLDLTAVTFLDSSGINAIVRASRDADDNPTRLRVVADGPTVLKTIQLAGAHELITLVPTVDDALALP comes from the coding sequence GTGTCCAGCAACGAACCCTCTGAGCCGCCGCCGCTGGTGATCCCCGACGAGCAGCCGGCCTTGCAGTGCAGTGTCAGCCGCCGTGGCAGCGCGGTCGTCGTCGCCGTGGCCGACGAGCTCGACCTCCTGACCGTCCCGGAGTTCAGCAGGACCCTGACCGCCATCCAGGCGGCCGCGGCCGGGCCCGTGGTGCTGGACCTGACGGCGGTGACCTTCCTCGACTCGAGCGGCATCAACGCCATCGTCCGCGCCAGCCGCGACGCCGACGACAACCCCACGCGGCTACGGGTGGTGGCGGACGGCCCGACGGTCCTCAAGACCATCCAGCTCGCCGGCGCGCACGAACTGATCACCCTGGTCCCGACGGTCGACGACGCCCTGGCCCTGCCCTGA
- a CDS encoding ferritin-like domain-containing protein, with translation MFGKRYAAAMINRSAENDQDRRRFLKAAGMTGLGVVGAGALGGLTAGTASAATARPAAAAAAPSGVSDAAVLNFALNLEYLEAEFYLHAVTGRGLDDAMTTGTGARGGVTGGRAVRFQTKAAKQYAQEIAGDEKAHVQFLRSALGSAAVSRPAIDLRSSFTAAAQAAGLVKPGQGFDAFSCEENFLLAAFLFEDVGVTAYKGAAPLITNKTYLEAAAGILAVEAYHAANIRSALYQRGEGKATVKLSAARDSLDGPTDDDQGVIDSHGNANIVPTDANGIAYSRSPGQVLNIVYLTNKAAKSGGFFPKGVNGEVNTSAAN, from the coding sequence GTGTTCGGCAAACGCTACGCCGCAGCCATGATCAACCGCAGTGCCGAGAACGACCAGGACCGCCGCCGCTTCCTCAAAGCGGCGGGCATGACCGGGCTCGGCGTCGTCGGCGCCGGGGCCCTCGGCGGTCTCACCGCCGGAACCGCGTCCGCGGCCACCGCCCGGCCCGCCGCCGCGGCCGCCGCACCGAGCGGCGTCAGCGACGCCGCCGTCCTCAACTTCGCCCTCAACCTCGAGTACCTCGAAGCCGAGTTCTACCTGCACGCCGTCACCGGCCGCGGCCTCGACGACGCCATGACCACCGGAACCGGCGCCCGCGGCGGTGTCACCGGCGGCCGGGCCGTCCGCTTCCAGACCAAGGCCGCGAAGCAGTACGCGCAGGAGATCGCCGGCGACGAGAAGGCCCACGTCCAGTTCCTGCGTTCCGCCCTCGGCTCCGCCGCCGTCAGCCGCCCCGCGATCGACCTGCGCTCCAGCTTCACCGCCGCCGCCCAGGCCGCCGGGCTCGTCAAGCCCGGCCAGGGCTTCGACGCGTTCTCCTGCGAGGAGAACTTCCTGCTCGCCGCGTTCCTCTTCGAAGACGTCGGCGTCACGGCCTACAAGGGCGCCGCGCCGCTGATCACCAACAAGACCTACCTCGAAGCCGCCGCCGGCATCCTCGCCGTCGAGGCGTACCACGCGGCGAACATCCGCAGCGCGCTCTACCAGCGCGGCGAGGGCAAGGCCACCGTCAAGCTCTCGGCCGCCCGCGACAGCCTCGACGGCCCCACCGACGACGACCAGGGCGTCATCGACAGCCACGGCAACGCCAACATCGTCCCCACCGACGCCAACGGCATCGCCTACAGCCGCTCACCCGGTCAGGTCCTCAACATCGTCTACCTGACGAACAAGGCCGCCAAGTCCGGCGGCTTCTTCCCCAAGGGCGTCAACGGCGAGGTCAACACCAGCGCCGCCAACTGA
- a CDS encoding alpha/beta fold hydrolase — MALPGVPATAATPREPAAPQLTWSDCQDGFQCSTAPVPLDYDQPTGAQVQLALIKLPAPDPAKRIGTLFVNFGGPGASGLQRLRERGKWPWLFSDELRSRFDVVSWDPRGIGNSTAVRCFDTEAGQQAFFGSFPEMPGDPSGEAPFYAASKDLADRCGRQAGSILQHVSTANTARDLDLLRRAVGDPKLTYHGISYGTFLGAVYANLFPDRIRAMVFDGSMDFAGSATGHDGTGPTVPLDTRQDVPRGIADTFDQFLKQCTAAGPDCAFSSGDPKAKWTAIMARAKQGPITVPGADGPETWTYSGIINTAGDLSDLRGWPDIADLLQRLYNAKNTVARLSAATGEQYTSNRTEAFNAIQCTDSDVPTDPAIYSRYAASEDQRVPYFGRIGALDMMSCAYWKAKDTDRYTGPWNRWTSAPILVVNNRYDPSTPLHGAQDGAAELARAKVFVTDGFGHSSMYAPSTCTEQVKRNYLIAGTFPAAGKTCGLDANPFVTG, encoded by the coding sequence CTGGCCCTGCCCGGCGTACCGGCCACCGCCGCCACCCCACGGGAACCGGCGGCACCGCAGCTGACCTGGTCCGACTGCCAGGACGGCTTCCAGTGTTCGACGGCGCCGGTGCCGTTGGACTACGACCAGCCCACCGGCGCCCAGGTGCAGCTGGCGCTGATCAAGCTCCCGGCACCCGACCCGGCGAAGCGCATCGGGACGTTGTTCGTCAACTTCGGCGGCCCCGGCGCGTCCGGGCTGCAGCGGCTGCGCGAGCGCGGCAAGTGGCCGTGGCTGTTCTCCGACGAGCTGCGGTCCCGGTTCGACGTCGTGTCCTGGGACCCGCGGGGCATCGGCAACAGCACGGCCGTGCGGTGCTTCGACACCGAAGCCGGCCAGCAGGCGTTCTTCGGTTCGTTCCCGGAAATGCCCGGCGACCCGAGCGGCGAAGCGCCGTTCTACGCCGCCTCGAAGGACCTCGCCGACCGGTGCGGACGGCAGGCGGGGAGCATCCTCCAGCACGTCTCGACGGCGAACACCGCGCGGGACCTGGACCTGCTGCGCCGCGCCGTCGGTGACCCGAAGCTGACCTACCACGGGATCTCGTACGGGACGTTCCTCGGCGCCGTCTACGCCAACCTGTTCCCGGACCGGATCCGGGCCATGGTCTTCGACGGGTCGATGGACTTCGCAGGCAGCGCCACCGGCCACGACGGCACCGGGCCGACGGTCCCGCTCGACACCCGGCAGGACGTCCCGCGCGGCATCGCGGACACGTTCGACCAGTTCCTGAAGCAGTGCACCGCGGCCGGGCCGGACTGCGCGTTCTCCTCGGGTGACCCGAAGGCGAAGTGGACGGCGATCATGGCGCGGGCGAAGCAGGGCCCGATCACCGTCCCGGGGGCCGACGGCCCGGAAACCTGGACGTACTCCGGGATCATCAACACCGCGGGCGACCTTTCGGACCTCCGTGGCTGGCCGGACATCGCGGACCTGTTGCAGCGCCTGTACAACGCCAAGAACACGGTCGCGCGGCTGTCGGCGGCCACCGGTGAGCAGTACACCTCGAACCGCACCGAGGCGTTCAACGCGATCCAGTGCACCGACAGCGACGTCCCCACCGATCCGGCGATCTACAGCCGGTACGCCGCGTCGGAAGACCAGCGGGTGCCGTACTTCGGGCGGATCGGCGCGCTGGACATGATGAGCTGCGCTTACTGGAAGGCCAAGGACACCGACCGGTACACCGGGCCGTGGAACCGCTGGACGTCGGCGCCGATCCTGGTGGTCAACAACCGGTACGACCCGTCGACACCGCTGCACGGCGCGCAGGACGGCGCCGCGGAACTGGCGCGCGCCAAGGTGTTCGTGACCGACGGCTTCGGGCACTCGTCGATGTACGCGCCGAGCACGTGCACGGAGCAGGTCAAGCGGAACTACCTGATCGCCGGCACGTTCCCGGCGGCGGGCAAGACCTGCGGGCTGGACGCGAACCCGTTCGTCACGGGGTGA
- a CDS encoding PaaI family thioesterase: protein MAEPQLRSAYPVVPGVPPARALLGSRIRDLIEAAVCVRDDEADLVAAADRIEAVTEALRAAGGASPLLLAALEGGGHLSINNPVEGPGNPLAPPLSWVHVGPDSVRAELLLGPAHEGPPGRVHGGWVAAVLDHVLGRATAAAGFPGMTASLTVDYHQGTPYGVPLTAEGRFTSRDGRKLHATGELRAGEVVCATATALLVQFRPGHLPTPP, encoded by the coding sequence ATGGCCGAACCGCAGCTCAGGAGCGCGTACCCGGTGGTCCCCGGCGTCCCACCCGCGCGGGCCCTGCTCGGCTCGCGGATCCGGGACCTGATCGAGGCCGCCGTGTGCGTGCGCGACGACGAAGCCGACCTGGTCGCCGCGGCGGACCGGATCGAGGCCGTCACCGAAGCCCTGCGCGCCGCCGGCGGCGCGTCGCCGTTGCTGCTGGCCGCGCTCGAGGGTGGCGGGCACCTGAGCATCAACAACCCGGTCGAAGGGCCGGGAAACCCGCTGGCGCCACCGTTGTCGTGGGTGCACGTCGGGCCGGACTCGGTGCGGGCGGAGCTGCTCCTCGGCCCGGCGCACGAGGGACCACCCGGCCGGGTGCACGGCGGCTGGGTAGCGGCGGTCCTGGACCACGTACTGGGCCGCGCCACCGCGGCGGCGGGCTTCCCCGGCATGACGGCCTCCCTGACGGTCGACTACCACCAGGGCACGCCCTACGGTGTCCCGCTGACGGCGGAGGGCCGCTTCACCAGCCGCGACGGCCGCAAGCTCCACGCCACCGGCGAACTCCGAGCAGGCGAGGTGGTCTGCGCAACGGCAACGGCCCTGCTGGTCCAGTTCCGCCCCGGCCACCTCCCCACACCTCCCTAA
- a CDS encoding GAF and ANTAR domain-containing protein: protein MPDRERQVTRTFVALADTLVDDFDVADLLHTLVRRCVDLLDVAAAGLTLVDERGSLQVLASSTEQARLLELFQLSSDEGPCVECFASRTPVLVADVAAQAARWPRFAAEAGRQGFASVHALPMRLRKQTIGALNLFGSRPGELGADDVYLAQGLADTATIGILQERAVRQGETMSEQLQTALNSRVTIEQAKGVLAVTGGLTMDDAFAALRGYARSNNLRLSDVARALAERALDPGLVLARRKA, encoded by the coding sequence ATGCCCGACCGTGAACGACAGGTGACCCGGACGTTCGTCGCACTGGCCGACACGCTCGTCGACGATTTCGACGTCGCCGACCTGCTGCACACGCTGGTGCGACGGTGCGTGGACCTGCTCGACGTCGCCGCGGCCGGCCTGACGCTGGTCGACGAGCGCGGCAGCCTGCAGGTGCTCGCGTCGTCGACCGAGCAGGCCCGCCTGCTCGAACTGTTCCAGCTCAGCAGCGACGAGGGCCCGTGCGTGGAGTGCTTCGCGAGCCGGACGCCGGTGCTCGTCGCCGACGTGGCCGCGCAGGCCGCCCGCTGGCCGCGGTTCGCCGCCGAAGCCGGCCGCCAGGGGTTCGCCTCGGTGCACGCCCTGCCGATGCGGCTGCGCAAGCAGACCATCGGCGCGCTGAACCTGTTCGGCTCCCGGCCGGGCGAGCTCGGGGCCGACGACGTCTACCTGGCGCAGGGGCTGGCCGACACCGCGACCATCGGCATCCTCCAGGAACGGGCCGTCCGGCAGGGGGAGACGATGTCCGAGCAGCTGCAGACCGCGTTGAACAGCCGGGTGACCATCGAGCAGGCGAAGGGCGTCCTCGCCGTGACCGGCGGGCTCACCATGGACGACGCCTTCGCCGCGTTGCGGGGTTACGCGCGCAGCAACAACCTCCGGCTGAGCGACGTCGCCCGCGCACTCGCCGAACGGGCGCTGGACCCCGGCCTGGTGCTGGCGCGCCGCAAGGCCTGA
- a CDS encoding GAF and ANTAR domain-containing protein: MAELDALRSGVLAALADGRAGSGVDTVGRVCRACVELLPVDGAAVSVMAGAGHREVVYTSDEVSSVLAEMQFSLGEGPCFEAFSQGGPVLHPDLAAGLPPAWPVFAAQAAEHPVAALFTFPLQIGVVRVATLDTYRSTPGSLTAVELSTALQVADIAALALSGLLGGDRWLDGDGRWMEGAGMRHREVHQATGMLIAQLDVPAEAALARMRAHAFADGRPLLDVAADIVAGRLRLDREP, translated from the coding sequence TTGGCTGAACTCGACGCCTTGCGCAGCGGCGTCCTGGCCGCGCTCGCGGACGGCCGGGCGGGCAGCGGCGTCGACACGGTCGGCCGGGTGTGCCGGGCGTGCGTCGAGCTGCTCCCGGTCGACGGCGCCGCGGTATCGGTGATGGCCGGCGCCGGGCACCGCGAAGTCGTCTACACGAGCGACGAGGTGAGTTCCGTGCTCGCCGAAATGCAGTTCTCGCTCGGCGAAGGCCCGTGTTTCGAAGCGTTTTCCCAAGGCGGGCCGGTGCTCCACCCCGACCTCGCCGCCGGGCTCCCGCCGGCTTGGCCGGTGTTCGCCGCCCAGGCCGCCGAACACCCGGTGGCGGCGTTGTTCACCTTCCCGCTGCAGATCGGGGTCGTGCGCGTGGCGACCCTCGACACCTACCGGTCGACCCCGGGCTCGCTCACCGCCGTCGAGCTCTCGACGGCCCTGCAGGTGGCCGACATCGCCGCGCTGGCGCTGTCCGGCCTGCTCGGCGGCGACCGGTGGCTCGACGGTGACGGCCGGTGGATGGAGGGCGCGGGGATGCGGCACCGGGAGGTCCACCAGGCCACCGGGATGCTGATCGCGCAGCTCGACGTGCCGGCCGAGGCGGCGCTGGCCCGGATGCGCGCGCACGCCTTCGCCGACGGCCGCCCGCTGCTCGACGTCGCCGCCGACATCGTGGCCGGCCGGCTCCGGCTGGACCGGGAGCCCTGA